Sequence from the Bacillus tuaregi genome:
TTTTGTACGAATATGTAAAAATAGTCTTAAAAATTTTTTCATAAATTACTACTCCCCATCATTTTCAATTATATTCTCTTGGATAAAGCATCGAACCATTCCTTTTCCTATATTTTTGATAGAGTGTGATGTAATGGTCTAGCTTTTGGCTACAGCGTAGTGTTTCATGACTGTTTAAACCCGTTTCTTTCACAATTTGGGTTAATTTCACTTTTAATTTACTAATCTTCTTCTCTAGCTGTACAATATCAACAATCATCATTCAAGCCCCCCAGCTAACTTAATGAATGCACTATAAATTTTTACAACAAATATTTATTATAGTTTATTAGACCTATTAAAAATGCGATATATATCACAAAAAACTATTTTTAATTCGGTAACTAGTGTCTAAAATGTGAAAGTTTATTTACTTATGAATAGTATCTATTATTATTTTTTCCATCCGGCTCCATTATAAAAAGAGGGACTCCTCATTTTAGTAAGACTTTCCCTTTTGAATCACAAAATACAAAAATATATAGTAATTTACAT
This genomic interval carries:
- a CDS encoding aspartyl-phosphate phosphatase Spo0E family protein, whose protein sequence is MMIVDIVQLEKKISKLKVKLTQIVKETGLNSHETLRCSQKLDHYITLYQKYRKRNGSMLYPREYN